A window of the Gemmatirosa kalamazoonensis genome harbors these coding sequences:
- a CDS encoding TonB-dependent receptor, with product MPWTRRWRWILVAAVAVAAADRSHAQSPTSRITGTVHDSRGAPLASVVVAASNTATGATRTGTTTATGTYSVSGLAPGVYTVTASLIGYRRGSRAEVRVPSDAPVDFALDVLPLHEVIVTATLREQQLADVPFSIAAPTASVLRERGAENIEAIAANVAGFSVQNLGPGQSQVAIRGASAGQIARDQPGVKEEVGAYLDEVPISLSLFTPDLDLFDVSRVEVLRGPQGTLFGAGSLSGTVRYITNQPELGLRSAFGEVGANYADGGNGGATVKLGGNTPLGDRAAARVAGYFNQLPGFMQAVQPGNAVQKAVNDGRRAGVRAALRLDPVEHLTLVPRIVYQDVKMNGWNRIDAFNILANPYTTTRPSVTLGARQQFTQIPEPFTDKFTLGDLNASYDVGGTRLTSVTSWTYRDILVVRDAGALTSSITGGSIGLPAAVYTLNAPLDDKTTVHVFTQEVRLAGGTDRVRWLLGGFYAGNKRKYGQSLIVNGFTALSGVPSKGLRARAPTSCSTPICRTT from the coding sequence ATGCCCTGGACTCGCAGATGGCGCTGGATCCTCGTGGCAGCGGTCGCCGTCGCAGCAGCAGACAGATCCCACGCGCAGTCGCCGACGAGCCGCATCACCGGCACCGTGCACGACTCGCGTGGCGCGCCACTCGCATCGGTGGTGGTCGCGGCGAGCAACACCGCCACCGGCGCGACCCGCACGGGCACCACGACCGCGACCGGCACGTACAGCGTGTCCGGCCTCGCGCCCGGCGTCTACACCGTGACCGCGTCGCTCATCGGCTATCGACGCGGAAGTCGGGCGGAGGTGCGCGTGCCGAGCGACGCGCCGGTCGACTTCGCGCTCGACGTGCTGCCGCTGCACGAGGTCATCGTCACGGCGACGCTGCGCGAGCAGCAGCTCGCCGACGTGCCGTTCTCCATCGCCGCGCCGACGGCGAGCGTGCTGCGCGAGCGCGGCGCGGAGAACATCGAGGCGATCGCGGCGAACGTCGCGGGGTTCAGCGTGCAGAACCTCGGGCCCGGACAGTCGCAGGTCGCGATCCGCGGCGCGTCGGCCGGACAGATCGCGCGCGACCAGCCCGGCGTGAAGGAGGAGGTGGGCGCGTATCTCGACGAGGTGCCCATCTCGCTGTCGCTGTTCACGCCGGACCTCGACCTGTTCGACGTGTCGCGCGTCGAGGTGCTGCGCGGGCCGCAGGGGACGTTGTTCGGCGCGGGCTCGCTGTCGGGCACCGTACGCTACATCACGAATCAGCCGGAGCTCGGTCTGCGCAGCGCGTTCGGCGAGGTGGGCGCGAACTACGCGGACGGCGGCAACGGCGGCGCGACCGTGAAGCTCGGTGGCAACACGCCGCTCGGCGACCGCGCGGCCGCGCGCGTGGCTGGCTACTTCAATCAGCTCCCCGGCTTCATGCAGGCCGTGCAGCCGGGCAACGCCGTGCAGAAAGCCGTGAACGACGGACGACGCGCGGGCGTGCGCGCGGCGCTGCGGCTCGACCCGGTGGAGCATCTCACGCTCGTGCCGCGCATCGTGTATCAGGACGTGAAGATGAACGGGTGGAACCGGATCGACGCGTTCAACATCCTGGCGAACCCGTATACCACGACGCGCCCCTCGGTCACGCTCGGCGCGCGGCAGCAGTTCACGCAGATCCCCGAGCCGTTCACCGACAAGTTCACGCTCGGCGACCTGAACGCGTCGTACGACGTCGGCGGCACGCGGCTCACATCGGTCACGAGCTGGACGTACCGCGACATCCTCGTCGTGCGCGACGCCGGCGCGCTGACGTCGAGCATCACCGGCGGGAGCATCGGGCTGCCGGCCGCGGTCTACACGCTGAACGCGCCGCTCGACGACAAGACGACGGTGCACGTGTTCACGCAGGAGGTGCGGCTCGCGGGCGGCACGGACCGCGTGCGCTGGCTGCTCGGCGGGTTCTACGCCGGCAACAAGCGCAAGTACGGGCAGAGCCTCATCGTGAACGGGTTCACCGCGCTCTCCGGCGTGCCGTCGAAGGGACTGCGCGCGCGCGCACCGACGAGCTGTTCTACTCCGATCTGTCGTACGACATGA